CATTTGTACTACTGTCAACAATagtttaatatttaataattttttaaggaGGATATTTAAAGTTTAAGCTGTCGAAGTGTCTTAAATTTCACAGCAGAGTCGATGTACAATACACTAGCtagtatatatgtttttaatttaTAGCTGTTCTTAATTATAATCTAGCAGTCCACCCTCCGTTTTATTAGAGCACTCCCAATGCATTCTACTGTCACTGTTGCCTAAAatatctaaatcaattaaaaaatataattttttattttatctctCATCCACATCATTTTTAgcaatttatttcttaaaaatactCTAATACAAGCTACcctaatattattatttaatatatcattttataattataaatattatcatactaaattttttaaattcatatattaatataaataaatagtacATGATATTTAACTTagactaaattttttaaaaaaaacttataaaatgACATAATCGTAATTAATCAatctaatataattaaaaaaataataattaaaatgatttccaaattttgattgaaatgggaatattgaaaatttggattttgaggGTTGGTATGTGGAGAATatgataaattttgaaaaatttgaGAATATTTAAAATTTGGATTTTAGGAATTGGTACTTGGAGAATTTGGAGAATTTTGGAAATCTATtgataggatttttttttttttttgtgatattgataatttgaaagaaaaatataGTGTGAAAGTGATATTAAATAAGTgagtatttataaaaaaaaaattctaacaatAACGAAACGGTaacaaaaaaatgtatatatatatttatataaaaaacggtaagaaaataaatatatgtatatatatatatatttatatataaaaaaaatgaaaaaaagaccGATGCCTTTGTGAGATAACCAAATTAAGCAATGGTCAAAATTTTGAAGAGCTCCAATACATAAGTTATACTTTGTATTAGATTTTGATCAATGGCTATTGTTATAACTCTCCCAGTGATTTTGGCCCCCAAAACTAGTGGTTCTTACACACACCTCCACAGGAATTTATTAATCATTCTtataattttaattctttcttcaGATCGACTCTTAAATATTAATCAAGTACCATTTGATCAAACTATTATTTTTCTGAGAAGGAAATCACCAATATAAGTCGTGATTGATtaacataaaaaatataattctgacaaaaaataaattaaagatcTCATTGTGAAGAAATATCACTGATCGATGAGCCTCTTGTCTTTAATGAAGATTCAAAATTAATGAATTTTAGGAAAGAGAGTTTATATGGTAATTATGGTTTTACAAAATTCATTTAACACAATTATCAACATAAgccataagaaaacaaaatttaaaacaaaagaaacataaaaaaTAGAAACAAATATCTAATATTCCTCATTTCagatttttctttatatttttctcTCCTACATTTTATGTCTTCCTTTTTCTCTACGAAACATAGCCTGTACATACAGTTCAGAAACTAAAATACTTGTTTCTAATTTCTAATTTGTTTATATTTCAAATTATTCTTGTTCTAATCTCTTATATTATATTTAGATAACCGCCTTAGCTCCATAtaaattttggatttttaataatatatatacacatatttgaCAGAAGGGAAGTAATTACCAGTTATAGAAAGATGAGTGTATATGCCGGCCAGCCGTTTTGTGTAAATGTAACGAGTTGAGAAGAAGAGGTTGGcacatttttatgtattaatagagcgtgtgtatgtgtatatatatatatatatgtttagacTTGATCAGAGTACTAAAATGACTCCATTAATACTCATTAATATCAATATACAAGTAGTAAATCATGATAATTTTACCAGTACAAacaccataaatatatatatgtatgatcattTTCAGCTCCAAATAAATAACATTAACAATACAAACAAAAAATGATAATGATATATAAAAGCTAGTTAGGCCCATGAATTATCGAAAGCCGCGGCGGTGATGGCAGTAGCAAACTCGTGGAAATCGATGCGACCGTCGCCGTCTCTGTCGGCCTCGTTGATCATGCCGGTGAGCTCATCGATGGTGAGAGCGTGGCCGAGCTTGGCCATGGAGTGGGCCAGCTCCGCCGCCGTGATGTAGCCATTTCCGTCGCTGTCGAACATCCGGAACATCATCCTCAGCTGGTCCTCCTTGTAGGGAGAGCGGGAGAGGAGGAGCTCCGGCTCCACGAGCGCCACAAACTCGGAGAACTCGACGAGGCCGTTGTGGTTGGTGTCAGCCTGGTGGATGAGGGCCTCCACCTGATCTGGGCTGGGCCTCAGGCCCAATGACTGAAGCATTGAGCCCATCTCCGGCTGCGTTAAGCTTCCATCGTTGTTGCTGTCGAATGACCGAAATACCTCCCGCAGATCCGCTATCTGTTGGTCGTCCAGCTTAGctgttgttgttgatgatgatgatgttgttgTTTTGCCACTCATGATAATGATATTAAACAATGAGTCTCACTAATTAATGTTGTAGTTACTACGCTACGCCTAATTAATGTGTTTGATGATTGAAAGACTGATTTGGCTTGAGAGATCTGGGTGGCTGTTGATGAGTGATATAATATAATACTCAACATTTtcaatttgttatattataattaattacattcatagaaCAAATGAACAAGTCAATAAAAAACTTCCATTGTTTATTTGATTAATATATGTAACGAGTTTATTGGCTGCCATTACCAAGCATTTATTGAACTTTTATATTTGACAAATGTTCTTCGGTCTTTGTTTCTTCAAAATATATGATAGTTTTTGGAAAACTTACTATTAGAAATTTGCGCATAAATAACCAATTTATAGGGCACTTTACATAtctcattgaattaaataataacagttttttttttttttttttgcaagagataaaaatatatactcaaaaataattaattatttatatatatataatcgatTTGATACCAACTTTcttaaaataacataattaaccAACTTATtattaattcataactaatttACTTTATTTTGTTTGATTATTAATAAAGAAACACCATGGTTACAATGATCACTACAGTTAatggaaaattaaaaaaacaagtaGCCATCGACTACATAATCCAAGGAGGTGAAGAAACATGCATTTTGGATACTGTTTGGTAGTTGTTTATTGTTTATTCTAAGCATATCCTATTTGTTATCATGGATATAACATACAACTTATTTCGTCTCATTTTTATTAAGAATATGTTTCTACTATTATTATCTTTTGATACAAAAAAGTAGTTgtcgacgcggtttttcgccagcagtaaattatacgaataaataggatgtaTTAGTACtgattgataaaccgtaatatgaaaattaataataatcgaGAGTGTGGATGATAATTGCAAAGAAAAGATAGTCActtcttttttaggtggttcggaggttaaaatccccctagtccacctgtcaatattattgatctctccTGTTATCTCCCTGTTTCCTTTCGGGCGCCCGGATTCGTGTTTCAGGCCCACGGGCTAGCCAAATGAGTTTGGGCCCATCCCAGGCCCGTTTGGCAAGAAGTATAATAGATATCGACGGCCCGATTCTGGGCGAGGCCCGAAGGGCGTCCGAGGAGTACTGTCCGGGACGGTCATCCGAGAAGTGATATGTTTGGCTTCCGGATAGCAGTCAGGATCAACGTGGGAGGTCTCGAAGCCTGGTAAACGGTCTGGGCTCCTGGTAAATGGTCCGAGCCCATGGTAAACGGTACAGGACCTTGACAAACGGAGAGGGACgtgggtaaacgaacccgggtcggttctccaaggttggcagaataaagcatccgtgaccctgacttcgtcacaggaagcgtgggagttgtcccctcGTTTtccctgcagaaaaggccacctcgggattgtacgtcgTTGGTTCGGACTTGCGCAGCCACTGATCTGACcgatctcgtcccctgaatctgGCTCGTAACTCGAAATACCCAGACCAAAGCTCCAATTTGTCGCATGATAGATATGGCTTGGGCTGGCCCAGTGGGTTCAGTTTAGTATTTTCCTTTTatgttttaatcctttgtattgggcttccgatagaggaGCCAGtagtatttatacctttattgggcccgggtcagcccgacCCAAGCCCAGTGCGCCTGTGAACTTATAAATACATGcaacagagcactggagaagggatCTCCTTTTGGCATATAcacagttactctgctaaaatttgcagaaaactccatagtcaaaagctctctaagctctaatacaactgactcgtggactaaggctaattaacaccccaaccacataaaaaccttgcttgcattctctaaatcctttctttttaagctctcttatcttttataattctagttgccgaaaaactcggtaagCATCTCCatactatttcttacaaagtattTACTTTACAAGGAGAAGTCAACCCTTTGCATTATCTAGggttttggtatttataggaggtTGACCCCTGAGCAAGGAAAaagggtcatcccgtgaccctttTGATCCATCAAATCATACCTGTAACATCAATGATttatatttacattttatattacAGTGAAGTGGGGTCTAATCAATATGTAAAGATgagtaatgggccgcatggcccaaatcaaaCGTGAGATGTCTGAACATGCACATTTTGttagaaatttaaataaagaGTACGGAGaaaattaacaaacataataatatattattaattgaagaacagaaaaaataaatacaaaataataaattataaaactgGTAATTGAAAAGAAAGTCGAGGCACGTAaaacacgctttccttaaagcagatttgccccctctacctgaTTGGTGTTAGAGGATACGTAAGCAACCACTTCCTAGGATACAACGACTAACGAGTAGCGGAATACACCACTTTCACTTCTCCAGTGAACTCGGATCAATACCTTCACTCTATCACCTTAAGACTTACGAAAAACAACAAGAAGAAGACAAGAGAGCTTTTTAGTGAGTGACTCTATTTGTTGGTGTCTTTAGAATGAAAGGtgaagcctccttttataggcttcatatgGGGTGGAATACCAAGTGTGGACACAAGGATCCCACAAAATTAGTGATATTGATCAATCACAATCTTTACCATAATTTCTAATATCAATCAGAATATTCACCATTATTACGGTGATTACATCCTTGACCAAATCTGCATTTATTAGCAGCTATCAATGGACTACATTTAAGGCATCAATTTTCCATTCACACATTAGCCTAAATtggctatttattatatataaaatataatttttccaacaatcccccacatgaatgaaattgaTCAACGATAAGGAATACACAGAGAAAAGACTCACGATGAATTGACAAGACTCAACTCGACTCAACACAGTGATAGAATTCTACGGTAGCTACCTGCATAGGATAGGTGAGTGTTAACCTTTGAACATTCCCTTGTGAAAATATATTTACCTTACTAGTTGATCAGTGGACGTGATGTCTTTGAACTGTCTGATGTTGATGTAAATGATGATATATCTCACACAGATATCTTTCTGGCATCATATCGGTTCTCGTGATTATGTTCATTTTGGCCATGAACATCCGCCTGGTTCTGCGAGAGGTTTTAGAGAATTTAGCCCCCAAAATTCTCCTTTGAAGCGGCCccacttctctctcacataggtgacctCTTAATTAGGAACAATCCTGCATTGCCCTGTTCGGACTTCCGACGCATAAGGGTCATTAAAAGCTTAATGCTTATCCTTTTTCCACAACGGGAATCACTGTTTCATCAACAGAATGGGTAGGGTTAGTCCCCACAGTGATCTTACAAGGTTTATATAATTAGGTTGTcccattgaacctagatcttgggatctccagtcaactaggttgGGTTTTCCTTTATATCTACCTTATTTCTTCTGGGCTTAAGTCTCATTCCTTCTGATGTCTTTCCAACTTGATCTCTATTTAACCCGTTGGTTAGCGGATCCACAATATTATCTTTTGACTTCACATATTCAATtgagataactccagttgagatcAATTGTCTAATGGTATTATGTCGTCGACGTATATGTCTTGACTTACCGTTATATAGAACATTCTTTGCTCTGCCAATTgttgcttgattatcacaatatatacatattGCAGGCACAGGTTTAGGTCAATCTGGAATATCCTCTAGGAAATTACGTAGCCATTCTGCCTCTTCACTATATTTATCCAGAGCAACAAACTCAGATTCCATTGTAGATCTAGTGATTACAGTTTGTTTCGAAGATTTCCATGAAACCGCTGCACCACCTAGAGTGAAGACATATCCACTAGTACCTTTTGAGTTATGAATAtcagatatccaacttgcatcagtGTATCCTTCAAGCACAGCTGGATCTCTGGTGTAGTTTAGCCCATAGTCACGAGTATACCTTAAGTACCTAAGTACCCTTGTAATTGCTTTCCAGTGTTCAACACCTGGATTACTCGTGAATCGACTCAAAGTACTTATAGTATAGGcaatgtctggtctagtacaactcatcaagtacattagacttcctattACTCTAGCATATTCTACTTAGGACACACTTTCACCATTATTCTTGGATAGATGCTGACTTGTATCGATTGGTGTTCTGGAAATTCCAGAATCATCTTTACTGAATTTGTCAAGTATCTTATCCACATAGTGTGACTGACTCAAACTGAGTCCATCTAGCGTCCTTATAATTTGTATCCCTAAAATTACATCAGCCAGTCCCATATCCTTCATGTCAAACCTTGAGTTTAACATTGTTTTGGTGGATTTAACAATTCGTTGGTTACTTCCAACAATgagtatgtcatcaacatacaaacATAGAATGATGTATCCCTCGTTTGTGGTTTTGATATACACACATTTGTCACACTCATTGATTTTAAATCCATTTGTCATCATGACACTATCAAATTTTTTGTGCCATTGCTTTggtgcttgcttaagtccatacagTGACTTAACAAGTTTgcaaactttcctttctttccctgGAACTACAAAACCCTCGGGTTGTTCCATGTATATTTCTTcatcaagatctccatttagaaAGGCAGTTCTTACATCCATTTGATGGACTTCTAGATTTCACAATGCAGCAATTGCCAAAATCATCCTGATAGAATTTATTCTCGTCACCGGAGAATAAGTATCAAAGTAGTCATAGCCTTCTTGTTGTTTGTAAACTTTTATTACCAATCGGGCCTTGTACTTATCAATTGTTCCATctgttttcatttttcttttgaaaatccatttggaACCTAAAGGTTTACATCCAGGAGGAAGGTCAACTAGTTCCCAAGTATGATTTTGCAGGATGGAATCAATTTCACTCCTTATGGCTTTCTTCCAAAAAGGACATTCAATAGAGCTCACAGCTTCTTTATATGTTCGAGGTTCTGCCTCTATCATATAAATTAGAAAATCTGGTCCAAAAGAATTTTCTATCCTTGCCCTTTTGCTTCGCCTTGGCTCTACTTGGACttcatcagtttcctcttcttGTTCTCGATCATCCATCGTTTCAGATGTTCGCTTAGAAGAGCTTGGTCCAACCCCATTATCTTTGCAAGGAAATGCATGTTCAAAGAATGACGCATTCTTTGATTCCATTATCGTATTCTTGTGAATGTCTGGGTTTTTAGACTCATGTACAAGAAATCGATATGCAttgtgttgacgctgtttttcgtcaacagtgaaagaagagcacgtaaacaattacaagtaatgaccaattaaaaaataacaacacaaaacacaatttttacgtggttcagcagttaaatctgcctagtccacgagtctttgttattaaactcaagattatctctgaaaattcttttagcaagaattcttcagagttttctctccaggttcagaatttcggtccattacaatggtgcatgacctctctatttatagagaaggttgcagaatactatcccacacattttgggtagttactctttttgtgtaaataaaattaatggctttaaatgcctataatcagatataaaaggaaacgtcccctgaagaccagggggcgtataactaaccaaataatatcccacgactttaggggatttacagtaataaatgaagatTACGTCTCTTATGgataacacttatagatattctcagtttttatcatatatctccaaggacttagcctcccaggtttctcgtcagctttcgagctaatgacatctcccgaggtcacacggctttcgagatcgtatgtgcgtcgagctcggaacccctgatccgaagtcatccatgaggatagatgcgtctccggagctaccttccgAGATcgtgaatacttcgaggtcaccatattcgaggtcgtctcagtcttgtaggctcgatatttagtcctggagcatactctaaaccttacAAGTACATTCGTTTgttgaatccaactttcgaggttacatttaccatagctcgaaatctgggtataacacattGCTATTTTGTGCATAACCAATGAAAATACAATCTACTGTTTTTGGAcctattttcattctttttaGCAATGGTGCAATCACCTTAGCCAGACATCCCAACACTTTTAAGTATTTGTATGAAGGTTGtctacctttccataattcatatGGTGTCTTTTGATCTTTCTTTCGGGgaatcttatttaaaagataattagctGACAAAATAGCTTCACCCCACATGTTCTGCGGTAATCCAGAACTTAATAACATGACATTCATCATCTCTTTTAAAGTGCGATTTTTCCGTTCTGCCACTCCATTGGATTCAGGAGAATAAGGTGGTGTTACCTCGTGAATGATTCCATTTTGCGCACAAAGTTCACTAAATGGTTCTAcatattcaccaccacgatcacttcttatcatcttaattttcttattaagttgattttcaacctcttgcttatagagagtaaatttctctatagcctcatcTTTGCTTTTTAGCAAGTACACATAACAATACTTTGTACTATCGTCAATAAAAGTAATAAAGTATTTGTTACCACCTcttgtttgaacaaattttaaatcacaaataTCACTGTGAATTAAATCAAGAGGTTCAGTGTCTCTTTCAACTGTTTTGAACGATGACCTAGTTAATTTCGCTTCTACACAAGTTTCGCACTTATGTTTTGAATCAATATTGAACGTgggtatgtgattcaagttaattaatctacgcaaagaattataattaacatgacctagtctaccatgccataAATTTGAAGACTCAAGAAGGTAAACAGAAGAAGTACTAgctttattattatcaataacagCATTTGGCTTAACAGCCATTACATTCATCTTCCACATGCCCTCTTTTACATAACCTTTCCCAATAGGAACACTCGCTTTAGTGAGTACAATTTTCTGAGATTCAAACACCATCTTGAACCCATGTACACTCAGCAGAGTTCCAGATATCAAATTCCTACGAATGTCAGGCACATACAGTACATTTTGCAGCTTGACATTCTTTCCAGACGTGATCTTCAAGAACACAGTTCCTTCCCCTTTTATCTCAGAGGTTGCTGAGTTGCCCATGTAGAGCTTCTCTCCATTTTCCAGTGTAGTCAGATTAGATAATGTTGACTTGTTTGCACATATATGACGAGTAGCTCCAGTGTCAAGCCACCATTCCTTTGGATTCGTATCCGCCAGGTTGACTTCAGAGACCACGACACATAAGGCTAATTTAGCGACCTCTTGGGATATCGCGTCCACCATATAGGTCTCATTGCCTTTCTTCTTGCGCAATTTGCACTCAGATGATTTATGTCCCATCTTGCCACAGTTAAAGCACTTCCCTTGGAACTTTGGCTTCTTTGCAATTCAACCTTTCGGTCCCAACTTGGGCCCTTGCTTGTGCTTAGGATTCTTCCCCTTTGAGCCTCTATCATGCTCCATCAAGTTTGCCTTGGTAGCATTAGGATTCAAGGTTCGCTTCTCATTACCTTGGTTATCCTCTTCAACGCGAAGTCTGAGAATGAGATCTTCAACACTCATTTCCTTTCGCTTGTGCTTCAAATAGTTCTTGAAGTCTTTCCATGCAGGTGGTAGCTTCTCAATAATTGCAACTACTTGGAATGGTTCACTCAAAACCATTCCTTCAGCATGGATCCCGTGGATGATCAATTGAAGCTCTTGcacttggcttatcacattcTTGGAGTCTACCATCTTGAAGTTCAAGAATTGACCAACCAAGAATTTCTTGGCGCCAGCATCTTCAGCCTTATATTTGTGGTCCAAAGAGTTCCACAATTCTTTGGTTGTTTTCTTCACACTGTACACACCATACAGAGTGTCAGATAAGCCATTCAGAAGATAATTCCTACACAGTAATTCAGCGTGCTTCCAAGCGTCAATTGCTTGCTGAGTTTGCACATCTATCTCATCCTCTCCAATAAAGGGAGGATCCTCTTTTAAGAATCTCGCAAGATTCAATGTTGTCAGATAGAGAAGCATTTTCTGCTACCACGTTTTGAAGTTCACCCCAGTGAACTTATCCGGTTTCTCATTATGGTTCACAGGAACCGTTGAGACCGTTGGTACCAATGGTACCGAAACTTGCACAACCTGActgataactctagaaattagagttattttaccacatttttaagctaaaaatgatttagttcttaagtttttaattaaattattaagttttaaagtaattttgaatttattaggcttattttgattttatttatttttgtgtatttttatagttatttgttgaaaaatgttatagtctaattatttgaaattaatattgttaagttatgagtaaaaagatgcaattttgagcttaaatgtttaagtaaattaaattttaattaatattttcatggaacttttgttCTGTATTTTATTATtggaaatatttagttttaatttaatttatgttgatttttgtagagaatttgttgcaatttttgctctcgaaaaagcaagaaaaattggcatttttaaggaaaagaaagaagggaaatggcatttttaaaaatacCATGGATCAAGCATTGCAGTCGGCCCAACCCGCCAACATCAGCCCAGTCGAGCTCCCTTCTTCCAGCTCTCCTCCCTGCCCATCACGCAGCATGCCTTCAGCACCCAACACTCCTGATGCCGCCAGCTGTCCCAAGCTCTCTTCAGCATTCCCCAGTCGTAGCTCCTCCAACCGAATCACTCCTTTGGCCCAAGCCAGCTGTCCACCCAGCTCCACCAATCCCAACTTTCCTTCAGCAAGCATTTCTCCAGGCCCACTCCATTCAGCACCAATTCGGCCCAGCCCGCCTGGCCCAATTCGGCAAGATGTCCCCAAGTCAACCCTGCCACAGCCACAAAAATAAGACCAAAAACTCAtgtttttattcccaatatttttcactcaaatatcaatttacccttccctatttttcttacctaaataaacattcctaattcatttttttaccctagcttttcactaatcttttacccaaccaaacatttcatctttccaatactcttacacttactctatttatcctaccacttcccaacacaagtaaattaatcaatttatttattttaatttgattaatttattctccatatttttcctataaatagagtcttgtaagaccatttgtagagctcttcttcatcttttcaacctcttccacacttcatatttttctctcttcttttcactattttctctaccattttcatcttttgaagagcatgtcaagtatgttattttgtaatttttatttcaatccagttatgagcttctaatctttttcaaaggttattaagatgatgatgaagcaaaatgtaacttgataatattttttgttgtatgttgatttcccatttgtacaacattgtttatggatttttctatcaaagatatgcatttttcatctattattgattgttaaagcatattacacttagttcttcattatgcaaaaatatgatattctttgattaaatatttttcattaaattgttcacatctaattcttagagcataagtatcatattttgcctaaacataatctctttgattttttgtagtttcattaggttgtaacacaactaatgcttagaaattatatcttatataagtgaagaaaaatcctatattttttaaagtaacttgtgcttgaatagaaaatgtattttgaaaaaaatatagtgtgatttatttcaactatatctaaacttggaaatcaatatacttataaatactattgaacttgcattttgtggattctaatatcttaataatcttattttacatatctcatttgaaaaccattttttatttaatcttaaatctttttattacttgtcttttatttttctaaaacaaaatctcatcaaatatttggaactaggttagaatattattgctttgtttgaaatagtttcttttgatgttagtcaactctcatgggttcgacctcgtacttacatgaacattatattccgaaacgatttgtgcacttgcgagtttaaatattaaaacaccctcttttgggatcaacactgACCCTTAGATTGGTCCTtggttgtaacaacccaaattcactaattaggcttaaaggccttgattagtgtgcctggagggcataatggagattatgtgtgattttaatgattaagatgcatgattatgatttaaagcatgttatatgactatgtgtattatattatgtgataattatgctatgtgatttgtaccacgtgggtgtggtgatatcaatgtgatgcacgtgccgagacggtcctagaaatctagataatggtaactggtgatttggtaacctgcgtaactgttagtaaccatagagagtaacaggttttgttggaaaagtggtaAAATTGTAAagttagtaaaaggacaagtgtgcccttgaggtttagttagaaagggatatttgtGGAGGGATAAAgtagtcttttggcagtggtatagatgGTTTTGGTTGAGGGAAAAGGATGTACATgattcttttatgctaagtgTAAATGAAATTAAGGTTTGGAAggctagagaaatcaagaaggaaagggaTAATTGggaacctagaaggcaaagtgg
This genomic interval from Humulus lupulus chromosome 8, drHumLupu1.1, whole genome shotgun sequence contains the following:
- the LOC133794829 gene encoding probable calcium-binding protein CML18, whose protein sequence is MSGKTTTSSSSTTTAKLDDQQIADLREVFRSFDSNNDGSLTQPEMGSMLQSLGLRPSPDQVEALIHQADTNHNGLVEFSEFVALVEPELLLSRSPYKEDQLRMMFRMFDSDGNGYITAAELAHSMAKLGHALTIDELTGMINEADRDGDGRIDFHEFATAITAAAFDNSWA